A window from Saccharomyces cerevisiae S288C chromosome XIII, complete sequence encodes these proteins:
- a CDS encoding uncharacterized protein (Protein with NADP(H) oxidoreductase activity; transcription is regulated by Stb5p in response to NADPH depletion induced by diamide; promoter contains an Stb5p binding site and Stb5p binding is enriched at the promoter; negative regulator of nonselective autophagy; protein abundance increases in response to DNA replication stress), with product MSPLNVGIVGTGIFARDRHLPSYQEFPDKFKVIAAFNRHKAKALDFAKVADIPENKVYDNLDEILNDPHVDYIDALLPAQFNADIVEKAVKAGKPVILEKPIAANLDQAKEIVKIAESTPLPVGVAENWLYLPCIKIAKEQIEKIGPVVAFTHNSTGPFVTQNKYLTTTWRQKPEHIGGFLSDGGVHQLALVISLLGEFGSVSALTRQVRERSGADDIVFATVQLKNKEVIGSFTYGSAFGATEKSVFLKVYGKNGTVTVDLSDKKDPVVKVKLGGSAEDNGDEQIFKVDNDESFGVNAEFLNFHEAVSKKDKSLYLGTPRTAFHHLACVDAFLKSSAKNGDYVKIEQP from the coding sequence ATGTCCCCATTGAACGTCGGTATAGTTGGTACAGGTATTTTTGCCAGAGATAGACATCTCCCATCCTACCAGGAATTTCCTGACAAATTCAAAGTCATTGCCGCCTTCAACAGACATAAGGCAAAAGCTTTGGATTTTGCAAAGGTTGCTGACATACCTGAAAATAAGGTTTACGACAATCtagatgaaattttgaatgacCCTCATGTCGACTACATTGACGCTTTGCTACCTGCTCAATTTAATGCTGATATTGTCGAGAAGGCAGTTAAAGCAGGTAAGCCAgttattttggaaaaaccAATTGCGGCCAACTTAGACCAAGCAAAGGAGATTGTCAAGATAGCAGAATCCACCCCATTGCCCGTTGGTGTGGCTGAAAATTGGTTATATTTACCATGTATTAAAATCGCAAAGGAGCAGATCGAGAAAATTGGTCCTGTAGTAGCATTCACCCACAATTCTACCGGTCCATTTGTTActcaaaataaatatttgaCCACAACCTGGAGACAAAAACCAGAGCACATTGGCGGATTTCTATCTGATGGTGGTGTCCACCAATTAGCTCTCGTTATTTCCCTACTCGGTGAATTTGGATCTGTTTCTGCATTAACGAGACAGGTGCGTGAACGTTCCGGTGCAGATGATATTGTCTTTGCTACTGTCcagttgaaaaataaagaggTTATCGGAAGTTTTACTTATGGGTCTGCCTTTGGTGCTACCGAAAAGTCGGTTTTCTTGAAAGTCTATGGTAAGAATGGTACCGTTACCGTTGACTTATCAGACAAAAAAGACCCCGTTGTAAAAGTCAAATTAGGGGGTTCAGCTGAAGATAACGGTGACgaacaaatttttaaagtcgataatgatgaaagtTTCGGCGTCAACGctgaatttttgaattttcaCGAAGCTGTCAGCAAGAAGGACAAATCCTTATACCTAGGCACACCCAGAACTGCATTTCACCATTTGGCTTGTGTGGACGCGTTTTTAAAATCTTCTGCCAAGAATGGTGACTACGTTAAAATTGAGCAGCCATGA
- the ELP6 gene encoding Elongator subunit ELP6 (Subunit of hexameric RecA-like ATPase Elp456 Elongator subcomplex; which is required for modification of wobble nucleosides in tRNA; required for Elongator structural integrity), producing the protein MGSVQRQDLVLFSDQSVLPAHFFQDSNSHNLFFITHQSCTQPLWMINALVETHVLGSPSSLNESSSSMLPSSTRSHAVLASFIHEQNYFTNSLNKLKIPSNNYNVLDFLSDFIVNNIHNKPRDKILSDVLAKFSAAIQNNPTDTIVIIEQPELLLSLVSGLTCSELNNKFITPLLRQCKVLIIVSNSDIFNIDEYDASVHSSNLQNFYKSSFIKSMINLNLNPLKTGFAKDVTGSLHVCRGGAPIATSNTSLHVVENEYLYLNEKESTKLFYR; encoded by the coding sequence ATGGGTAGTGTTCAACGACAAGATTTGGTCCTATTCAGCGACCAATCAGTGCTTCCTGCCCACTTTTTCCAAGACAGCAACTCTCATAACttattcttcatcaccCATCAATCCTGTACTCAACCACTATGGATGATAAACGCACTAGTAGAAACGCACGTGTTAGGTTCCCCAAGTTCCCTTAAtgaatcttcttcatcgatGCTACCTTCGTCAACTCGCTCCCATGCAGTCCTTGCGTCGTTTATCCACGAACAGAACTATTTTACAAATTCATTAAACAAGCTAAAGATCCCATCTAATAACTACAATGTTTTAGACTTCCTGTCCGACTTCATCGTTAATAATATCCATAATAAGCCAAGAGACAAAATACTAAGTGACGTACTCGCAAAGTTCTCCGCTGCTATACAAAATAACCCAACTGACACCATTGTTATCATCGAACAACCAGAATTACTGTTGTCGCTAGTAAGCGGCCTAACTTGTTCAGAATTAAACAATAAGTTCATCACACCTCTTTTGAGGCAATGCAAAGTGCTAATCATTGTTTCCAATTCGGACATATTTAATATAGATGAATACGATGCTTCTGTTCATTCCTCGAATCTGCAAAATTTCTACAAATCTTCCTTTATCAAATCAATGATTAATTTGAACTTGAATCCTCTGAAGACCGGTTTTGCAAAGGACGTAACCGGCTCATTGCACGTTTGCAGGGGCGGCGCACCCATTGCAACTTCAAACACAAGCCTACACGTCgttgaaaatgaatacCTATATCTGAATGAGAAGGAGTCAACAAAACTATTTTATCGCTAA
- the TGL3 gene encoding bifunctional triglyceride lipase/lysophosphatidylethanolamine acyltransferase (Bifunctional triacylglycerol lipase and LPE acyltransferase; major lipid particle-localized triacylglycerol (TAG) lipase; catalyzes acylation of lysophosphatidylethanolamine (LPE), a function which is essential for sporulation; protein level and stability of Tgl3p are markedly reduced in the absence of lipid droplets; required with Tgl4p for timely bud formation), whose product MKETAQEYKVSAVIPTLLKNWILRVVYATLDHIPPFVWEILHVITDIYFFWVQKLINYVRPHSRVIYYNAIKKLDECDTYQMWCQQASVVDEITGANLWRRNFFSRRYDFNSVIEQYSILENMLREEKYDVVKEKFSTTGPCMLRNFAGIGDKKLFTKSLMGTKLLIEQYLTRILEGLDILNNQTLTPTSFFQRCKLSLGTTALILQGGSLFGLFHLGVIRGLLLQDLMPNIISGSSMGACVASLFGCLSNEQLKQLLTDDNLLNIIKNDVDLLKSCGYGNLEQHLNLGTLIQNLIHHGYSQDVYLFIRFVMKYIVKEKTFEEVYQITGKVFNIVIHPTDKSCPNLLNYVTTPNVLIKSAIECSLGSGVISEDTSLLCKNLENEIEPFLNINKNKQVKFLTPENANNPSITESPYTRLTELFNVNNFIVSLARPYLAPLVVNDLKHEIKTSKYYYYKHYPNMPPINANTVRKTQRSSSQSPIKAGTVEDLEPEPLMSPVPPSSAVNDSAEYIIPELGIPQLNFTEMEPLAFKFKYHLERKLKNIATMEFRHRMEVLDNLGLLCSLIKRLIIDEKTPRSATEIAVVPRMKSLSLTRIIEGQLNNIPYWIKSGERSTWPALALIKTRCAVEFKLDDIIRARRSR is encoded by the coding sequence ATGAAGGAAACGGCGCAGGAATACAAGGTGTCTGCTGTAATACCGAcccttttgaaaaactggaTACTGCGTGTAGTGTATGCCACATTGGACCATATACCTCCTTTTGTGTGGGAAATTCTACATGTCATCACCgatatttatttcttctggGTTCAAAAGCTGATTAACTATGTGCGGCCACACTCAAGAGTCATTTATTATAACGCTATTAAGAAGTTAGATGAGTGTGATACGTATCAAATGTGGTGTCAGCAAGCGTCCGTAGTGGATGAAATAACAGGCGCAAATTTATGGCGGCGGAATTTCTTTTCGAGGAGGTACGACTTCAATTCTGTCATTGAACAATATAGCATATTGGAAAATATGTTAAGGGAGGAGAAGTATGATGTAGTTAAGGAGAAGTTTTCGACTACAGGCCCTTGTATGTTGAGGAACTTTGCGGGTATTGGAGATAAAAAGTTGTTCACAAAATCTTTGATGGGTACAAAGCTACTTATTGAACAATATTTGACCCGAATTCTAGAAGGCTTGGATATATTAAATAATCAAACTTTAACTCCAACATcctttttccaaagatgTAAGTTGTCACTGGGCACAACAGCATTAATCTTGCAAGGTGGTTCATTGTTTGGGCTGTTTCACCTTGGGGTGATTAGAGGTTTATTGTTACAGGACCTGATGCCTAATATTATAAGTGGTAGCTCTATGGGGGCATGCGTTGCAAGTTTATTCGGTTGCTTGTCCAATGAGCAACTAAAGCAATTATTGACCGATGACAACCTCTTGAATATCATCAAGAATGATGTAGATTTATTAAAAAGCTGTGGATACGGTAATTTAGAGCAGCACCTAAACCTGGGGACTTTGATTCAGAACCTAATACACCACGGTTATTCTCAAGACGTTTATCTTTTTATCCGGTTTGTTATGAAATATATTGTtaaggaaaaaacttttgaagaagtttatcaaattactggaaaagttttcaatattGTTATTCATCCAACTGATAAATCATGCCCTAATTTACTAAATTATGTGACAACCCCAAACGTATTAATCAAGTCAGCCATTGAATGCTCACTTGGTTCTGGTGTAATTTCAGAGGATACATCACTATTAtgtaaaaatttagaaaatgaaattgagCCTTTTCTtaacatcaataaaaataaacaagTCAAATTTCTTACCCCAGAAAATGCCAACAATCCGAGCATAACGGAGAGCCCCTATACTAGGTTAACGGAACTATTCAATGTTAATAACTTCATTGTTTCTTTGGCGAGACCATACTTGGCACCATTGGTGGTAAATGATTTGAAGCATGAAATAAAAACGTCaaaatattactattataAGCATTATCCAAATATGCCTCCTATAAACGCGAATacagtaagaaaaacaCAGAGATCCTCTTCGCAATCACCCATAAAGGCAGGAACTGTCGAGGATCTTGAGCCAGAGCCTTTAATGAGCCCTGTGCCCCCAAGTTCGGCAGTCAACGATTCAGCAGAGTACATAATCCCAGAATTGGGCATACCGCAGTTGAACTTTACTGAAATGGAACCGCTGGCGTTTAAATTTAAGTATCAtctggaaagaaaattaaaaaatattgccACTATGGAATTTCGACATAGGATGGAGGTATTGGATAATTTAGGCCTGTTGTGCtcattaataaaaagactaataattgatgaaaagacTCCCAGATCAGCTACGGAGATTGCTGTGGTACCAAGGATGAAAAGTCTATCATTAACAAGGATTATTGAAGGTCAACTAAACAACATTCCATACTGGATAAAATCTGGTGAACGAAGTACATGGCCCGCACTAGCTTTAATTAAGACAAGATGTGCAGTCGAATTTAAATTAGACGACATAATAAGAGCAAGACGGAGTAGGTAG
- a CDS encoding uncharacterized protein (hypothetical protein), with protein MTERKLLQLLRRPFISLSLFTALRACPLRPKSLIA; from the coding sequence ATGACCGAAAGAAAGCTATTGCAGCTGCTACGGCGTCCTTTCATCTCCCTTTCTTTATTCACGGCCTTAAGAGCTTGTCCGCTTCGCCCCAAAAGCCTAATTGCTTAG
- the PRE5 gene encoding proteasome core particle subunit alpha 6 (Alpha 6 subunit of the 20S proteasome; protein abundance increases in response to DNA replication stress), translating to MFRNNYDGDTVTFSPTGRLFQVEYALEAIKQGSVTVGLRSNTHAVLVALKRNADELSSYQKKIIKCDEHMGLSLAGLAPDARVLSNYLRQQCNYSSLVFNRKLAVERAGHLLCDKAQKNTQSYGGRPYGVGLLIIGYDKSGAHLLEFQPSGNVTELYGTAIGARSQGAKTYLERTLDTFIKIDGNPDELIKAGVEAISQSLRDESLTVDNLSIAIVGKDTPFTIYDGEAVAKYI from the coding sequence ATGTTCAGGAACAATTACGACGGGGACACAGTCACTTTTTCTCCTACAGGCCGTCTGTTCCAAGTGGAATACGCCTTGGAAGCTATTAAACAAGGGAGCGTCACTGTGGGGTTACGTTCGAACACTCATGCTGTTTTAGTAGcgttgaaaagaaatgcaGACGAATTGTCATCAtaccagaaaaaaatcatcaaatgTGACGAGCACATGGGGCTCTCGTTAGCCGGGTTGGCTCCAGATGCTAGAGTTTTAAGTAATTATTTGAGACAACAGTGTAATTACTCCAGCTTAGTTTTTAACAGAAAGCTTGCCGTCGAGAGAGCAGGTCATTTGCTTTGCGATAAAGCACAGAAAAATACACAATCCTATGGGGGCAGACCCTACGGTGTTGGTTTGTTGATCATCGGGTATGACAAGAGCGGTGCTCATCTTTTAGAATTCCAACCTTCCGGAAATGTCACAGAACTATATGGTACAGCTATTGGCGCAAGAAGCCAAGGGGCAAAGACTTATCTAGAGAGAACTTTAGACACGTTTATAAAAATTGACGGGAACCCGGATGAACTAATCAAAGCTGGCGTCGAGGCTATCAGCCAGTCTCTAAGGGACGAATCCTTGACTGTAGACAATCTTTCAATCGCCATCGTGGGTAAGGATACGCCTTTTACAATTTACGATGGAGAAGCTGTTGCTAAATACATCTAG